GCAGATGGCGGGCGCGTTCGTCGCGGCTCTGCCGACGCTGCTGGTGTACGTCCTGTTCGGCGAACAGTTCGCAAAGGGAGTTGCCGGAGAGGCCTGAGAATCATGACAAACACTTACACTACTCTACGACGGAGGACGAAACGATGGCCGAACTGACGTTAGACGGAGTGACCAAGTGGTTCGAGGACGACGGGGGCCGCATCGTGGCGGTGGACGACGCTCACGTCGAAATCGAGGACGGCGAGTTCCTCGTGTTGGTCGGTCCCTCGGGCTGTGGCAAATCGACCACCCTGCGGATGATAGCCGGTCTCGAAACCGTCTCGCAGGGCGACATCCGACTCGGGAACCACTCCATCACCGACGAACCGCCGACCGCGCGCGACATCGCGATGGTGTTCCAGTCCTACGCGCTCTACCCCCACATGACCGTGCGGGAGAACATGAGCTTCGGACTGGAGGAGTCCACCGACATGCCCGACGACGAGATAGCGACGCAGGTCGAGGAGACCGCCGCGATGATGGGCATCGGCGACCTGCTCGACCGCAAGCCCGGCGAGCTGTCGGGCGGCCAGCAACAGCGCGTCGCGCTGGGTCGGGCAATCGTCCGGGACCCCGAGGTGTTCCTGATGGACGAACCGCTGAGCAATTTGGACGCGAAGCTCCGCTCGCAGATGCGGACGGAACTCCAGCGGTTGCAGGAGGACCTCGGCGTGACGACGGTGTACGTCACCCACGACCAGACCGAGGCGATGACGATGGGCGACCGCATCGCCATCCTGAACGACGGCGAACTCCAGCAGGTCGGCACGCCGCTGGAGTGTTACCACGAACCCGCCAACGTCTTCGTCGCGGGGTTCATCGGCGAACCGTCGATGAACTTCTTCGACGTGGACCTGCGGGGCGAGAGCCTCGTCGCCGACGAGTTCGAGTATCTCCTCTCCGACGAGTTGCTGGCCGACGTGGAGGGCCACGAGCGACTCGTCCTCGGCATCCGGCCCGAGGACATCGAACTCGCCGCGGAGGGCGACGGTCCCCACGAGTTCGAGACGACCGTGGACGTGGTCGAACCGATGGGCGACGAGAACAACGTCTACCTGACTTTCGCCGACGCGGAGGCGGTAGGGTCCGGCGGCGAGGTCGAGACCTTCGTCGCCACCGTCTCGGGCCTGCGAAACGTCGAGAGCGGCCAGACCGTGGTCGCGCGGATTCCCGAGGAGGCGATTCACGTCTTCGACCGCGAGACGGGCGAGTCGCTGCACAACCGCGAACTCAACCGGACGGAAGTCGCACAGCCGAACTTCTGAGTCGGTCCCTTTTTTCAGGACAGTCAGTCGAACCGACCGTCCGTACTCGACGACGATCCAGTATCGGAGATATTATTGGATAAATTAGTAGAACGGAAGAGGTATTTACAGCCGTTTATGCTAAATATTAAGTATGTGTCTCCCAAGGATGAGGATGGAATGTCAGACCATAGCAGACGGACGTTTCTCAAGGCGGCTGGTGGAGCGGTCGGCAGTGCGGCGCTGTTGACGGGCGGCGCGAGCGCGGACGGCGGCGCGAGCGGGCCGGACCGACGCTTCCTCGTGGACCTCCGCGAGGTATCGCGCAGCGAGATTCCGGACGACGTGGAGATAATCCACGACATCTCGGAGATAGATGTACTCGCCGCGCGTGGCGACCCCGGCGCGGTACCCGGTTCGGCCTCGACGGTGGCCGACTTGGCGGTCTACCAGCACGACCAGACACCCGACGGCGGCCCGGTGAAAGAACACCCGGCGAAGGGCCGCGGGAGTTCGGGCCCGGCGTGGGACAGCGGCGCGCCTACGAACACCGAACTCCAGTGGGACAAGCGCGCCCAGCGCGTCGGCGACCTGACCGAGAACCCCGGCAACGGCCGGACGGTCCAAGACACGACGACCGGCGAGGGGACCCGCGTCGCGGTCGTGGACACGGGCGTCTACGACCATCCAGACCTCGACGGCGTCGTCAACGAGGAGCTATCGGAGAACTTCACCACGGACCCCTACGACTTCCGACCGAACGGCGCGGGCGACCACGGCACCCACGTCGCGGGCACCGTCGCGGCGACCAACGACGGCGGCGACGGCGTCCTCGGCACTGCGCCCGACACCGAAGTCCTCTCCCACCGGGTCTTCTCCGGCGTGGCGGGTGCGACGGGCGACACCATCGCGGCGCTCGTGGACGCGGCCAACAAGGACTGTGACGCCGCGAACATCAGCCTCGGCTACCCGCTCCCGTACGTCTACCCCGACGAGTACCCGTTCCTCCTCGACGTGAAGGAGATGTACCGGCGCACCGCCGAGTACGCTCGCGAGCAGGACATGATAATCGTCAACTCCGCGGGTAACGACGCGCTCGACATGGACCAAGAGGGCGTCCTCAGCCTCCCGACCGAAGTCGAGGGCATCTTCGGCGTCGCCGCGACCGGTCCCATCGGCTACCTCTGGGACGACAAGAAGAAGAGCCGCGAGGACAAGGCGCTGAAGAAGTTGGAGAAATCGACGGCCCAACCCGCCAACTACACCAACTACGGCGAGGCTGTGGACGTGAGCGCGGCAGGCGGGAACTACGACCCCGAAGCAATCGACCAAGTCGAGGGCTGGTACTACGACCTCGTGTTCTCGACGGTTTACGAGACGAACGAGAACGGCGAGATCGAACCCAGCTACGGGTGGAAAGCCGGTACGTCGATGGCTGCACCCCAGATTACGGGTGCCATCGCGCTCGTGCGCTCGCTTCGCCCCGACGCCAGCGCGACCGAAGTCGAGAATCTCATCAAGGAGACCGCGAACGACGCGCCCGGTGGCGAGACCTACCACGGCGCGGGCCACCTCGACCTCCGCCGTCTGGTCAAGCGCGCTCGGTAGCGACGCGACGATTCCGCCTTCGTCAGGCTATCGGGCCTCCGTCGAACGACTCCGCTATCTCTTTTCGCCGACTCGCTCGCGGGCCAGTCCGAGCGTCTGGGCCGTCGGGAGTCCCCAGTCGTAGTTGACCGCCGCGAGTCGCGTCGCGAGCGTCGTGGCGGCGCAGACGGCGGCGGCGGTACCTCCTCCGAGGCCGACTGCTCCGGCGGCCCAGTAGGCGCTCCCGCCGAGGAGCGCGCAACTCGCGTAGAAGTCGTCGAAGAGGACGAACGGCGAGCGGTCGAGCAGGAGGTCGGCGAACGCGCCGCCGCCGACCGCGTTGATGGTCGCTATCGCCACGACGCCGAAACTCGACAGTCCGGCGTCGGTCGCCACGATGGACCCGGCGGTGGCGAACGCCGCGAGTCCCACGGCGTCGGCCGCGAGCGTGACGGGGTGGGCCTCCGGCGAGTCGAGGAGGACGGTCAGTCCGACCGCCAGCGCGACCCCGAGGAGACCGAGGCTGATCTCGCCGAGCGACCCGAGCGCGAGCGGGACGCGGTTCACCAGCACGTCGCGGGTGGCCCCGCCAGCGAAGGCGGTGACGAGGCCGACGACGGCGATGCCGAACACGTCGAACTCCTCGCGTATCGCCTTGGTCGCGCCGACGAGCGCGAACGCGACCAGCCCCACCGTGTTCATCGCGGTGAACGGGTCGGCCACCAGCGGGCCGAGGAGGTCTCGAATCACGCTCGGTCGGTTA
This region of Halorussus salinus genomic DNA includes:
- a CDS encoding ABC transporter ATP-binding protein, translated to MAELTLDGVTKWFEDDGGRIVAVDDAHVEIEDGEFLVLVGPSGCGKSTTLRMIAGLETVSQGDIRLGNHSITDEPPTARDIAMVFQSYALYPHMTVRENMSFGLEESTDMPDDEIATQVEETAAMMGIGDLLDRKPGELSGGQQQRVALGRAIVRDPEVFLMDEPLSNLDAKLRSQMRTELQRLQEDLGVTTVYVTHDQTEAMTMGDRIAILNDGELQQVGTPLECYHEPANVFVAGFIGEPSMNFFDVDLRGESLVADEFEYLLSDELLADVEGHERLVLGIRPEDIELAAEGDGPHEFETTVDVVEPMGDENNVYLTFADAEAVGSGGEVETFVATVSGLRNVESGQTVVARIPEEAIHVFDRETGESLHNRELNRTEVAQPNF
- a CDS encoding S8 family peptidase yields the protein MSDHSRRTFLKAAGGAVGSAALLTGGASADGGASGPDRRFLVDLREVSRSEIPDDVEIIHDISEIDVLAARGDPGAVPGSASTVADLAVYQHDQTPDGGPVKEHPAKGRGSSGPAWDSGAPTNTELQWDKRAQRVGDLTENPGNGRTVQDTTTGEGTRVAVVDTGVYDHPDLDGVVNEELSENFTTDPYDFRPNGAGDHGTHVAGTVAATNDGGDGVLGTAPDTEVLSHRVFSGVAGATGDTIAALVDAANKDCDAANISLGYPLPYVYPDEYPFLLDVKEMYRRTAEYAREQDMIIVNSAGNDALDMDQEGVLSLPTEVEGIFGVAATGPIGYLWDDKKKSREDKALKKLEKSTAQPANYTNYGEAVDVSAAGGNYDPEAIDQVEGWYYDLVFSTVYETNENGEIEPSYGWKAGTSMAAPQITGAIALVRSLRPDASATEVENLIKETANDAPGGETYHGAGHLDLRRLVKRAR
- a CDS encoding trimeric intracellular cation channel family protein, with amino-acid sequence MIRDLLGPLVADPFTAMNTVGLVAFALVGATKAIREEFDVFGIAVVGLVTAFAGGATRDVLVNRVPLALGSLGEISLGLLGVALAVGLTVLLDSPEAHPVTLAADAVGLAAFATAGSIVATDAGLSSFGVVAIATINAVGGGAFADLLLDRSPFVLFDDFYASCALLGGSAYWAAGAVGLGGGTAAAVCAATTLATRLAAVNYDWGLPTAQTLGLARERVGEKR